A genomic window from Tolypothrix sp. PCC 7910 includes:
- a CDS encoding Coq4 family protein, giving the protein MQIIQNLKKELKKLIFAYRFMRIVQLPYGSFGAGGNLSDAAIDPKSLNQIVQFLSRTERGRIALAEKKSLGKIDLQQLHQLPSNTLGYIYADHLLRNGLTPPPVREHTSDTYRYLFNYVMETHDIWHVVTGSNTDKAGEIQVETFSLTQFYPARFWVVLLAKNFLKTAIEDMDLCSQHMEAFVRGWIIGQQAQPLFGVPWNTLWEKPLDEIRAELNIRPYLGSELEAAIQWRGEEITAKSELVGVK; this is encoded by the coding sequence GTGCAAATTATACAAAATCTTAAAAAAGAGCTAAAAAAGCTGATATTCGCCTATCGCTTCATGCGAATCGTCCAGCTACCTTACGGTTCCTTTGGCGCAGGTGGCAATTTATCTGATGCAGCCATTGATCCTAAAAGTCTCAATCAAATTGTCCAGTTTCTCTCGCGCACGGAAAGGGGAAGAATAGCCCTAGCTGAAAAAAAGTCCCTCGGTAAGATTGATTTACAGCAACTTCATCAATTACCTAGCAACACCTTGGGCTATATTTACGCCGATCATCTGCTGAGAAACGGCTTAACTCCGCCACCAGTACGGGAACATACTTCAGATACCTATAGATATTTGTTCAATTATGTGATGGAAACTCATGACATCTGGCACGTAGTTACTGGTAGCAATACAGACAAAGCTGGCGAAATTCAAGTAGAGACATTTTCTTTAACTCAGTTCTATCCAGCGCGGTTTTGGGTGGTGTTATTGGCGAAAAATTTCCTCAAAACTGCAATTGAAGATATGGATTTGTGCAGTCAGCACATGGAGGCTTTTGTGCGTGGCTGGATTATCGGACAACAAGCACAACCTTTGTTTGGTGTTCCTTGGAATACTTTATGGGAAAAGCCTTTAGACGAAATCCGCGCTGAATTAAATATTCGTCCTTATTTAGGTTCAGAACTAGAAGCTGCTATTCAGTGGCGCGGTGAGGAAATTACTGCTAAATCTGAATTGGTAGGAGTCAAATGA
- a CDS encoding acyl carrier protein, which produces MEVTSTITNNSLESQQNTLSAEVIQESIVAYIAELLEVEPQQVNVKASFTQYGLDSLSVVSLISHLESLTGQDLSPTLLYDLPSIEVLSQRLASGTTKLEVAL; this is translated from the coding sequence ATGGAAGTCACTAGCACTATCACCAATAATTCATTAGAATCGCAACAAAATACTCTGAGTGCAGAGGTAATTCAAGAATCGATAGTTGCTTACATTGCCGAACTTTTAGAAGTTGAGCCACAACAGGTAAATGTCAAGGCTTCTTTTACTCAATATGGTTTAGATTCACTATCTGTAGTTAGTTTGATTTCCCATTTAGAAAGTTTAACCGGACAGGATTTATCACCCACTTTATTATATGACTTGCCTAGCATCGAAGTTTTATCCCAGCGTTTAGCATCAGGCACAACAAAACTTGAGGTTGCTCTCTAA
- a CDS encoding fatty acyl-AMP ligase — protein sequence MRHTPMDASVTTLVDLLEYRATDQPQQTAYTFLADGITADSSFTYRELHQKAQAIAAYLQSQKAYQERVLLLYPPGLDFAAAFFGCLYAGAVAVPAYPPRPNQSISRLQAIAANAQAKIALTTQAVLALVQPQLQEFTDLRSLQWQSTDNLNQNWAQDWRRVEVSSDTLAFLQYTSGSTSTPKGVMISHANLLHNSSLIYQSFQHSPESRGVIWLPAYHDMGLIGGILQPLYGGFPVFLMSPMIFLQKPFYWLQAISRYQATTSGGPNFAYDLCVRKITPEQRATLDLSSWEVAFNGAEPVRAETMEQFATLFAPCGFRREAFYPCYGMAETTLIIAGGDKAALPTVKTVEENALKQHQIIPSDNHLNSQNIVSCGQSLANLQVVIVNPETLTPCSPNEVGEIWVSGASVAQGYWHNPQATKEYFQAYLADSQQGPFLRTGDLGFLHQGELFVTGRLKDLIIIRGRNYYPQDIELTVAQAHPSLRLGAGAAFTIERENGVRLVIVQEVERQYLRHLNVAEVVGKIREAVLQQHELQIHTVALIKTATLPKTSSGKVQRYACREQFLAQKLEILPNLAQIASINHPLSA from the coding sequence ATGAGACATACACCAATGGATGCGAGTGTGACTACTTTGGTGGATCTGTTGGAGTATCGAGCCACTGATCAGCCACAGCAAACAGCTTATACTTTCCTCGCAGATGGAATTACCGCCGATAGCAGTTTTACATATAGGGAATTGCATCAAAAAGCCCAGGCGATCGCAGCATATTTGCAAAGCCAAAAAGCTTACCAAGAGCGAGTTCTATTACTTTATCCACCAGGATTAGATTTTGCGGCGGCTTTCTTTGGTTGTTTGTATGCAGGTGCAGTGGCGGTTCCCGCTTATCCTCCGCGCCCGAATCAATCTATTTCACGACTCCAAGCGATCGCAGCGAATGCTCAAGCTAAGATTGCACTCACCACTCAAGCAGTTTTAGCCCTGGTGCAGCCACAGTTACAAGAGTTTACCGATTTGCGATCGCTACAATGGCAATCTACCGATAATCTCAATCAAAACTGGGCGCAGGATTGGCGACGAGTGGAAGTTAGTAGCGATACCCTCGCCTTCTTACAGTACACTTCCGGCTCCACTTCCACACCAAAAGGTGTGATGATTAGCCACGCTAATTTACTGCACAATTCTTCTTTAATTTATCAATCATTTCAGCATTCTCCAGAGAGTCGGGGTGTAATTTGGCTACCTGCTTACCATGACATGGGCTTGATTGGCGGTATCTTACAACCGCTTTACGGTGGTTTCCCTGTCTTTTTGATGTCGCCAATGATATTCTTACAAAAGCCTTTTTACTGGTTGCAAGCGATTTCACGTTATCAAGCAACTACCAGTGGCGGCCCTAACTTTGCTTATGATTTATGTGTGCGTAAAATTACCCCAGAACAACGCGCCACTCTCGACTTGAGCAGTTGGGAAGTGGCTTTTAATGGTGCGGAACCCGTACGCGCAGAAACAATGGAGCAGTTTGCTACTCTATTTGCACCTTGTGGCTTCCGTCGCGAAGCGTTTTATCCCTGCTATGGTATGGCAGAAACTACGTTAATCATTGCTGGCGGAGATAAAGCTGCTTTACCAACTGTGAAAACGGTAGAGGAAAATGCTTTAAAACAGCATCAAATAATTCCTAGCGATAATCATCTTAATAGCCAAAATATTGTTAGTTGTGGGCAAAGTTTAGCAAATCTGCAAGTTGTTATTGTTAATCCAGAAACCTTAACTCCATGTTCACCCAATGAAGTCGGGGAAATTTGGGTGTCTGGCGCTAGTGTGGCGCAAGGATATTGGCATAATCCCCAAGCAACAAAAGAATATTTTCAAGCATACTTAGCAGATAGCCAACAAGGGCCATTTTTACGCACAGGAGATTTAGGCTTTTTACATCAAGGCGAACTCTTCGTTACAGGCCGACTCAAAGATTTAATCATTATTCGGGGACGCAATTATTACCCCCAGGATATCGAATTAACGGTTGCTCAAGCTCACCCATCCCTACGACTTGGCGCTGGTGCGGCTTTTACCATTGAGCGCGAAAATGGAGTACGGCTAGTAATTGTGCAAGAAGTTGAGCGCCAATACCTACGCCACCTCAACGTTGCAGAAGTAGTAGGAAAGATTCGGGAAGCGGTTTTACAACAACATGAATTACAGATTCATACTGTAGCGTTGATTAAAACAGCCACTCTCCCGAAAACTTCTAGCGGTAAAGTCCAGCGCTATGCTTGCCGAGAGCAGTTTTTAGCTCAAAAATTAGAGATTTTGCCAAATTTAGCGCAGATTGCAAGTATCAATCATCCTTTATCTGCATAA
- a CDS encoding alpha/beta fold hydrolase codes for MSQYIEVGEHRLMALGGNQNQSGIPIIFLHGITLSANFWIPNLPAIVRENIPWYSLSLPGHYPDYYQPELLTANMLADILMNAIQKLVGKQPVALVGYSTGGFAALNLAAHFPSEIKGVFCISGFCEGQWHGFLGWLQRRSQNGVMGKLLCKMLCKALTLNQFSYKLGCSINASDRKAYWNAPTLQTTVDAVYPDVIKHNLNNIVNLFEWFADMDISHLLPKIQAPTLILSGDRDPVIPLAQAKFIASQITEAELIVFEGMGHMFFAERSLAYQNLLTSWIIGKKLYIPE; via the coding sequence ATGTCACAGTACATTGAAGTTGGCGAACATCGATTAATGGCGCTAGGTGGGAATCAAAATCAATCAGGGATACCAATTATTTTTCTACATGGAATAACGCTATCTGCTAACTTTTGGATACCGAATTTACCTGCTATTGTTAGAGAAAATATACCTTGGTATTCTCTGAGTTTACCTGGTCATTATCCAGACTACTATCAACCTGAATTATTAACAGCAAATATGCTAGCCGATATCCTAATGAATGCAATTCAGAAGTTGGTAGGTAAGCAGCCAGTGGCTTTAGTCGGATACTCAACAGGTGGGTTTGCGGCTTTAAATCTCGCGGCTCATTTTCCTAGCGAAATTAAAGGTGTTTTCTGTATTTCTGGCTTTTGTGAAGGACAATGGCATGGTTTTTTGGGATGGTTACAGCGGCGATCGCAAAATGGTGTAATGGGTAAGTTACTTTGTAAAATGCTCTGCAAAGCACTCACGCTCAATCAATTTAGCTACAAGTTGGGGTGTAGTATCAACGCAAGCGATCGCAAAGCTTATTGGAATGCACCTACCCTACAAACAACTGTTGACGCAGTTTATCCAGATGTCATCAAACACAATCTCAACAATATTGTTAACTTGTTTGAGTGGTTCGCAGATATGGATATTAGCCATCTGTTACCCAAGATTCAAGCACCTACTTTGATTTTAAGTGGCGATCGCGATCCAGTTATCCCCCTGGCGCAAGCAAAATTCATTGCTAGTCAAATTACTGAGGCTGAACTAATTGTATTCGAGGGGATGGGACATATGTTTTTTGCAGAGCGATCGCTAGCTTACCAAAATCTTTTAACAAGTTGGATAATAGGAAAGAAGCTATATATTCCTGAGTAA
- a CDS encoding NAD(P)/FAD-dependent oxidoreductase codes for MTIERVCIIGAGSSGIAAAKILHERGIPFDCFEKGSGIGGNWRYMNDNGMSSAYKSLHINSSKGQMAYSDFPMPEDYPQYANHSQVLQYFESYVDHFGFRDKITFKTEVARVAPVGDGTYDVTIKNVNGERTQRYGAVIVANGHHWYPNMPKFPGEFTGKTMHTHDYKTPVGMDDKNILVVGVGNSACDIACETSRVANQTYLSTRRSAYVLPKYILGRTLDSYLTPLFFALPLPLRRLYGQILLYLARGLQSAYGFPNPTHKFLSEHPTISSELLNFVGYGRVKIKPNIKELAGDRVRFEDGTELPIDIIIYGTGYKIAFPFFDKDFINPEDNEFPLYKRVVHPEHPNLYFIGLLQPIGAIMPLAEWQSKWIAEVIAKNVSLPSTAQMLRHIDKERRLIQKQYVNSKRHTMQVDFCPYINEIKKEIKKGRRYNNSKFNIPFGKRKALQNSKLINPEFSRMSEI; via the coding sequence ATGACTATCGAGCGCGTTTGTATTATTGGTGCTGGTTCATCTGGAATTGCTGCTGCTAAAATCTTGCATGAGCGCGGTATTCCCTTTGACTGCTTTGAAAAAGGATCTGGGATTGGTGGTAACTGGCGCTATATGAATGATAACGGGATGTCTTCAGCTTATAAGTCCTTGCATATCAATTCATCTAAAGGACAAATGGCTTACTCTGATTTTCCTATGCCGGAGGATTACCCGCAGTATGCCAATCATAGCCAAGTTCTGCAATATTTCGAGTCTTATGTTGACCATTTTGGGTTTCGAGACAAAATCACTTTTAAAACGGAAGTTGCTCGTGTCGCGCCAGTTGGTGATGGTACTTACGATGTGACTATCAAAAACGTTAACGGGGAGCGAACACAGCGCTATGGTGCAGTAATTGTGGCTAATGGTCATCACTGGTACCCAAATATGCCAAAGTTCCCTGGAGAATTTACAGGGAAAACAATGCACACCCACGACTATAAAACTCCAGTGGGGATGGATGACAAGAATATTTTAGTTGTAGGTGTCGGTAATTCAGCTTGTGATATCGCTTGTGAAACTTCACGAGTAGCAAATCAAACTTACCTTTCCACTCGTCGCAGTGCCTATGTATTACCGAAGTATATTTTAGGCAGAACTCTTGATAGTTATCTCACACCTTTGTTTTTTGCCTTGCCATTACCATTGCGGCGATTATATGGTCAAATACTGTTATACCTAGCTCGCGGGTTGCAATCTGCATACGGGTTTCCTAATCCCACCCATAAATTCTTGAGCGAACATCCGACAATCTCCTCAGAATTACTGAATTTTGTAGGCTATGGTAGGGTAAAAATCAAACCAAATATTAAAGAACTTGCAGGCGATCGTGTGCGTTTTGAAGATGGTACAGAACTGCCAATAGATATCATTATTTACGGTACAGGCTATAAAATTGCTTTTCCGTTTTTTGACAAAGACTTCATTAATCCCGAAGACAATGAATTTCCCCTGTACAAGCGAGTTGTACACCCAGAACATCCCAATCTTTACTTTATTGGTTTGTTGCAGCCGATAGGTGCAATTATGCCTTTAGCTGAGTGGCAATCGAAGTGGATTGCAGAAGTGATAGCCAAAAATGTGAGTTTACCCAGCACAGCACAGATGTTACGGCATATAGATAAGGAACGGCGACTGATACAAAAACAATATGTCAATTCCAAACGCCACACAATGCAAGTAGATTTTTGTCCTTACATCAATGAAATTAAAAAAGAAATCAAAAAAGGACGCAGATATAACAATTCAAAATTCAACATACCCTTTGGCAAGCGCAAAGCGCTACAAAATTCAAAATTAATAAATCCAGAATTTTCCAGGATGTCCGAGATTTAA
- a CDS encoding response regulator, whose protein sequence is MSRNILIVDDEEDVQAIAKLGLELGAGWNVLTACCGQEALSIAAQSPVDVILLDMMMPDMDGRTTLQKLKANPATKEIPVILLTAKVQESDQDCFTGLYVAAIFAKPFRPLKLAGQISEALGWAYSEIDS, encoded by the coding sequence ATGAGCAGAAATATCTTGATTGTTGATGACGAAGAAGACGTACAGGCGATCGCAAAATTGGGTTTAGAATTGGGTGCTGGTTGGAATGTGTTGACAGCTTGTTGTGGACAGGAAGCATTGAGTATTGCTGCTCAATCACCAGTTGATGTCATCCTTTTAGATATGATGATGCCGGATATGGATGGACGTACCACTCTACAAAAATTAAAGGCTAATCCTGCTACTAAGGAAATTCCGGTTATTTTACTAACTGCCAAAGTTCAAGAGTCAGATCAAGATTGCTTTACTGGGTTATATGTCGCTGCTATCTTTGCCAAGCCTTTCCGTCCTTTAAAATTAGCAGGGCAAATCAGTGAAGCATTAGGCTGGGCTTATAGCGAAATAGATAGTTAA
- a CDS encoding fatty acid desaturase — MNSTAQKQQIHTDQYYIQTIRPFIPKEAFQKKPSSLWYFLIQFSVFISAIALTRYSNNIWIFLLASLLSGNCLPGLVFFAHDLSHGSVMAKSWQRHFLEVLIWAINFIPLTMWIHIHHRTHHPNAATFKDPDRRWLTSEKTLIKWIYTWIFYPQKNKFILRFINPFAYIHFVFYILRNFIAVFISPKSKLYIVPYQVPYTLKEKCSILIETGIIILIQAIIFAAVQCNWLKYLFVSILPILIASVIEVIYVATNHFLNPIKAQNNSVQGTTSVIVPPLFNVIHNNFSYHTEHHLFPTMHPSYYPLVSDLLKRHFPQDYNQLTITEAWRRLWNSQAFD, encoded by the coding sequence ATGAATAGCACCGCGCAAAAACAGCAAATACATACAGATCAATACTATATTCAAACCATCCGTCCTTTTATCCCAAAAGAAGCTTTTCAAAAAAAGCCAAGTTCTCTCTGGTATTTTCTCATTCAGTTTTCGGTATTTATATCAGCAATTGCCTTAACACGCTACTCCAATAATATTTGGATATTTTTGCTTGCCAGTTTATTATCAGGAAATTGCTTGCCAGGTCTAGTTTTTTTTGCTCATGATTTGAGTCATGGCTCAGTTATGGCAAAATCTTGGCAGAGACATTTTCTAGAAGTGTTAATTTGGGCAATAAATTTTATCCCCTTAACAATGTGGATACATATTCATCATCGAACGCATCATCCTAATGCAGCAACATTTAAAGACCCTGATCGGCGATGGTTAACCTCAGAAAAAACTCTCATTAAGTGGATTTACACTTGGATATTCTATCCCCAAAAAAACAAATTCATACTTAGATTCATTAATCCTTTCGCCTATATTCACTTTGTCTTTTACATCTTGCGTAATTTCATAGCTGTTTTTATCTCACCAAAAAGCAAGCTTTATATAGTTCCTTATCAAGTACCATATACTCTCAAAGAAAAATGCTCAATTCTTATTGAAACAGGTATTATCATTTTAATTCAGGCTATAATTTTTGCAGCCGTTCAATGTAACTGGTTAAAGTACCTATTTGTCAGCATATTACCTATATTAATTGCTTCAGTGATCGAAGTCATTTATGTAGCGACGAATCATTTCCTCAATCCTATAAAAGCGCAAAATAATTCTGTGCAAGGTACTACATCTGTAATAGTACCTCCCTTGTTCAATGTAATTCATAACAATTTCTCTTATCACACCGAACATCATCTATTTCCAACAATGCACCCTTCTTACTATCCATTAGTCAGCGATTTGCTGAAAAGGCACTTCCCACAAGACTATAACCAATTAACAATTACAGAAGCTTGGCGGCGTTTATGGAATTCTCAGGCTTTTGATTAA
- a CDS encoding acyl-CoA desaturase translates to MSNSYIKLLQKRHFLLCDVLPFVGFIVAIACLWGKPISVVNITIFLGMWFLTSVGITVGYHRYFTHRAFQAHPIIRILLVILGSTGAEGPVLSWVANHRHHHRYSDEIGDTHSPHLHGTGWRNQLYGFWHAHLWWKVEYDYPNPLYYAPELLRDKTIYKLNQLYFVWVILGLVFPAIVAFSLTGNWIGAWHGFLWGGVIRLYLGQHTTWCINSICHLFGTRSFDTKDKSTNNLWLALPTFGESWHNNHHAFQNSAKFGLQWWQIDIGYWVIVALQYLGLAWDVNQPTPEMMQSKKVRSL, encoded by the coding sequence ATGAGCAACAGCTACATTAAGTTGTTGCAAAAGCGGCATTTTTTATTGTGTGACGTTCTGCCTTTTGTTGGGTTTATTGTAGCGATCGCCTGTTTATGGGGCAAGCCTATTAGTGTAGTTAATATCACCATTTTTCTGGGGATGTGGTTTCTCACATCTGTCGGAATTACCGTTGGCTATCACCGCTACTTCACTCACCGCGCTTTTCAAGCACATCCAATTATCCGGATTCTGCTAGTAATTCTCGGTTCTACTGGTGCGGAAGGCCCCGTACTTTCTTGGGTAGCCAACCACAGACACCACCATCGCTATAGCGACGAAATTGGAGACACTCATTCTCCGCATTTACACGGTACAGGCTGGAGAAATCAACTTTACGGATTTTGGCACGCTCATCTGTGGTGGAAAGTTGAGTATGATTATCCCAACCCACTTTACTATGCACCGGAACTGCTGCGAGACAAAACAATTTACAAGCTTAATCAACTGTATTTTGTTTGGGTAATTTTGGGGCTAGTTTTCCCAGCGATTGTCGCTTTTAGCCTTACAGGTAATTGGATTGGTGCTTGGCATGGTTTTTTGTGGGGTGGAGTCATTCGTCTATATTTAGGACAGCACACCACTTGGTGCATTAACTCTATCTGTCATCTTTTCGGTACTCGGAGTTTTGATACCAAAGATAAAAGCACAAATAATCTATGGCTAGCTTTACCTACCTTTGGCGAATCTTGGCACAACAATCATCACGCTTTTCAAAACTCAGCTAAGTTTGGCTTGCAATGGTGGCAGATTGATATTGGCTATTGGGTAATTGTGGCGTTGCAATATCTAGGTTTAGCGTGGGATGTGAATCAACCTACACCAGAAATGATGCAATCAAAAAAAGTGCGATCGCTATAA
- a CDS encoding cyclopropane-fatty-acyl-phospholipid synthase family protein, translating to MTTLNTATPGASHQAIQHHYDVGNDFYQLWLDSTMTYSCAIWEEGETESVLELAQIRKVNFHINQAKAKNAKRVLDIGCGWGTVLQRLVDVHGVEQAVGLTLSEAQKDWIAAKKHPQIEVNLESWLNYSPTEPFDAIISIGAFEHFVKPELSSNEKIDVYRTFFNRCHEWLKPGGSMSIQTIAYGKRKPEEVQKSLGAQFANQEIFPESDSPRLTEITAAAEGIFEVISVRNDRMDYVRTLQAWLTNFRSKRTEVINLVGKTVFERYERYLYLALLGFLTGDLLLLRLTFRRID from the coding sequence ATGACTACTCTAAATACTGCCACTCCTGGAGCTTCACATCAAGCGATTCAACATCATTACGATGTTGGCAATGATTTTTATCAACTTTGGCTAGATAGCACTATGACTTATTCTTGTGCTATTTGGGAAGAAGGGGAAACAGAGTCAGTGCTAGAATTAGCTCAAATTAGAAAAGTAAATTTTCATATCAATCAAGCTAAAGCTAAAAATGCTAAGCGGGTTTTAGATATAGGTTGTGGTTGGGGTACAGTACTGCAACGTTTAGTAGATGTACATGGAGTTGAGCAAGCTGTAGGTTTGACATTAAGTGAAGCGCAAAAAGATTGGATTGCTGCTAAGAAGCATCCGCAAATAGAAGTTAATCTCGAAAGCTGGTTAAACTACTCACCCACAGAACCTTTTGATGCCATTATTTCTATTGGCGCTTTTGAGCATTTTGTGAAGCCGGAATTGTCGAGTAATGAGAAAATTGATGTTTATCGTACTTTCTTTAATCGCTGTCATGAATGGTTAAAGCCTGGGGGTTCGATGTCGATTCAAACCATCGCCTATGGTAAAAGAAAACCAGAAGAAGTACAAAAAAGTTTAGGCGCTCAGTTTGCCAATCAAGAAATATTTCCCGAATCTGATTCACCGCGACTGACAGAAATTACCGCCGCCGCAGAAGGAATTTTTGAAGTAATTTCAGTTCGCAACGATCGCATGGATTATGTCCGTACTCTTCAAGCGTGGTTAACTAACTTTAGAAGCAAGCGTACAGAAGTGATAAATTTGGTTGGTAAAACTGTATTTGAGCGCTACGAACGTTATCTATATCTGGCACTTTTAGGCTTTTTGACTGGCGATTTATTACTTTTACGGTTAACTTTTCGCCGGATTGATTAA
- a CDS encoding lipocalin-like domain-containing protein, with protein MTNNLVGTWKLVSCETRTANGQIFYPLGENPSGYIIYTDNGYVSVAMMRANRLQFQAGDIAAGTVEEKVAAADSYVSYCGTYEIQDNRVVHHVEVSFFPNWVGANQVRYVQLNGELLTLSTPPILVNGVEIVGSLVWQLVGNIKPEKELVTSHVTVH; from the coding sequence ATGACAAATAATTTAGTAGGTACTTGGAAACTGGTTAGCTGTGAAACGAGAACAGCAAATGGTCAAATTTTTTATCCTTTGGGTGAAAACCCCAGTGGCTACATCATTTATACAGATAATGGATATGTTTCTGTAGCGATGATGAGAGCGAATCGCCTTCAATTTCAAGCTGGGGATATTGCTGCTGGTACTGTGGAAGAAAAGGTGGCGGCGGCTGATAGTTATGTTTCCTACTGTGGAACTTACGAAATCCAAGACAATCGAGTTGTGCATCATGTGGAAGTGAGTTTCTTCCCGAACTGGGTAGGAGCAAATCAAGTCCGGTATGTGCAATTAAATGGTGAGTTATTGACTTTGAGTACACCTCCTATACTTGTTAATGGTGTTGAGATTGTTGGTAGCTTAGTTTGGCAGCTTGTAGGTAACATAAAGCCAGAAAAAGAATTAGTTACTTCTCATGTCACAGTACATTGA